One segment of Choloepus didactylus isolate mChoDid1 chromosome 15, mChoDid1.pri, whole genome shotgun sequence DNA contains the following:
- the CLRN3 gene encoding clarin-3, with translation MPTTKKTLMFLSSFFTSFGSFVVICSLLATQAWVTSTIAISDFASNGSIVINYGLFRGNSIQELDQGLAESDKDFEVLGKLNNSSQKTLHLVVILFLVLSLSTSLLSSGFTFYNSISNPYQTFLGPVGIYTWNGLSTSFILLTMILFVGNTQSNHLSEELSQILYPTAMHKGATHHYGYSFWLMFLVILLNIITVVIIVFYQKARYQRKQEQRKPMEYAPRDGILF, from the exons ATGCCTACAACAAAGAAAACATTGATGTTCTTATCGAGTTTTTTCACAAGCTTTGGGTCTTTCGTTGTTATTTGCTCTCTTCTGGCAACACAAGCGTGGGTCACCAGTACAATTGCCATCAGTGACTTTGCTTCCAATGGTAGCATTGTCATCAACTATGGACTTTTTCGTGGTAACAGTATCCAAGAATTGGATCAAGGACTTGCAGAATCAGACAAAGATTTTGAag TTTTAGGAAAATTGAACAACTCTTCCCAAAAAACCCTGCACTTGGTGGTTATTCTGTTCCTTGTGCTCAGTCTGTCCACGTCGCTGCTGAGCTCTGGGTTTACCTTCTACAACAGCATCAGCAACCCCTATCAGACGTTCTTGGGACCGGTGGGCATCTACACCTGGAACGGACTCAGTA CCTCCTTTATTCTCCTGACCATGATACTGTTTGTGGGGAACACGCAGTCCAATCATCTCTCAGAAGAATTGTCCCAGATACTTTATCCAACAGCCATGCATAAAGGAGCAACTCACCATTATGGGTACTCGTTTTGGCTCATGTTCCTCGTCATTCTTCTAAATATCATCACTGTGGTCATCATCGTTTTCTACCAGAAGGCCAGATACCAGCGGAAGCAGGAGCAGAGAAAGCCGATGGAATACGCACCGAGGGATGGAATTTTATTCTAA